Below is a window of Picosynechococcus sp. PCC 7002 DNA.
GCTTTTGAGCGCTAAAAATTTTGGTAAAAGAGTGTACAGTTCTATGGCGGTATAGCAGGAAATCAAAGCCGTAAAACTGCCTTCGATCCCATCAATCCAATAAATGGGAAACCAGAGGGTCAACATATCTAAAAAGTGACCAATTCCACAGGCAGTAATGAAAGTACTAAATAGGATAAACACCCGTGAAAAAGGCATATCCTGCCGCTTTTTGACAAAATAAACCAGCATAATCGGGATCGAAAAGTAGGCGATCGCCGTAAGCAAATTCGCCATCAGATGTAGACCGACTAGAGGGGTTTGCCATAGATAGCAGCTTCCGTGGGGCATATACATCCGCCCCGTCAAAAAGCCCCACAGACCTTCCCAGGTCAAAGCACCAGAAAAACTCACCATACACAACACCCCGAATTATTTTTGTAGCATTGTTGTCAGTTATTTTGGAGGGGAGAATTACCTTAATTATTTCCCCTAAATTGGCTTGAGTCTTTAAGCAAATTTTAACAGTTCTTTTACTGACCTAAAGTGAAATTCAGCATAAAGCGATCATTTTTTAACCTTGATTTTTAAGCATGAAAGCTATTTTTTCTCGCAAAAAGGCGATCGCCAAATTACTAAATCAATTTAGATTCTCCCCAAAGCTCAAAAATTTATCCTGACTGAAAGATAGGATACAAATTTAATTTAAATTGCCTTGTCCAAGACGCAACACCACGATCTGTTCCTGCTTTTGGCTCAATGGCATTGCAGAGGCTGGCCATGATTCTCTGGATTTTCCCTTGGGCTGCAGCGAGCTGACAAAATTTTGAGAAAGGGGGAGCGATCGCCAAAGTCTTCAGGCATAATGAAAAAAATCTATTTCAGTTACCCCAAAGTCAAGGTAGGAGTCGTCAGTGGTTGGTAAGTCCCGTCGTTCTAAACGCAGAAAATCCCCAGCGCCACGATCATTGAATGCTGCGACCAATACTAAGGTGATCGCCTTTGAAGCCCGTCATCGGCAAGGAAATTCCCCCCAGGCGATCGCGCTCCAGGCCCCATCCAACTCCCCAAGGACAAATCGCCGTTCCCGCCGCCCAGTCCGCCAAGCACGCCTCAAACTACCCCGGCCCCTCCTGTATCCTCTCCGTTTACTCATCGTGGGTGTGGGCGTTAGTGCTTGTATTGGCACCATTCTCAGCGCCGCAAACCTACGCTCCGTCCCCACGGTTACTCCCCCCGACAACGTAACGAGCCAACAGCTCCTCTCTGAACAGGTTACTCCTCCCCCGGCCCCGGAACCGCTTCCCCTGAAAACGCCCCTCACCCAACTGGCAGAAACCACCCAAGCGGCGATCGCCGCTGACTCTACCCTGGATGCGTCTTTGCTCTTTGTGGATTTAGACACCGGAGAATATTTAGATGTGGCTGGCGATCGTCCCCTCTCCGCCGCCAGTACGATCAAAATTCCCATTCTTGTGGCCTTCTTTGAAGCCGTTGACAGTGGCAAAGTCAACCTCGATGATTCACTCACCCTCACTCAAGAGGTCATCGGGGGTGGATCTGGCGGCATGCAATACAAAACCCCAGGCAGCACCTACACCGCCCTCTACACCGCCACGGAAATGAGCGTTAACAGTGACAACACCGCCACCAACATGATCACCGAATTGTTGGGGGGGAATGCCGTCCTCAACGCCAAATTTCAGCAGTGGGGCATGACCCAAACCCA
It encodes the following:
- a CDS encoding serine hydrolase; translated protein: MNAATNTKVIAFEARHRQGNSPQAIALQAPSNSPRTNRRSRRPVRQARLKLPRPLLYPLRLLIVGVGVSACIGTILSAANLRSVPTVTPPDNVTSQQLLSEQVTPPPAPEPLPLKTPLTQLAETTQAAIAADSTLDASLLFVDLDTGEYLDVAGDRPLSAASTIKIPILVAFFEAVDSGKVNLDDSLTLTQEVIGGGSGGMQYKTPGSTYTALYTATEMSVNSDNTATNMITELLGGNAVLNAKFQQWGMTQTQLNNPLPDLEGTNLTSAKDLAHLLARVNQGEILSVRSRDRLFRIMGDTSNDRLLPQSLGQGADIVHKTGDIGSIIGDAGIVDLPNGKRYVAAIFVERPYNDPKGKELLHKISRQFYDHMAKKEIIQAPSQPAAPETAPAPTP